One window of the Candidatus Zixiibacteriota bacterium genome contains the following:
- a CDS encoding DUF5680 domain-containing protein yields MDKIALIAFIAKAHRHTYAATEKIRKQHLCEIPVSQGHTDHEYSEGDLRYHDSYAGSIWAPGREVVFYKEDPIWCMAYQGQNNSEYGEQFFQEQAFPFLKSALMNFEDGTPFRGPREFSEGDFRYTFEVHGGYDYFKGQERIFYKGDSVFFQDVMGSLIR; encoded by the coding sequence ATGGACAAAATCGCTCTCATAGCGTTCATAGCCAAAGCACACAGACATACCTATGCGGCCACAGAAAAAATACGGAAACAACATTTGTGCGAGATTCCGGTATCGCAAGGTCATACGGATCATGAGTATTCTGAGGGTGACTTGAGATATCATGATTCTTATGCGGGAAGTATCTGGGCTCCCGGAAGAGAGGTTGTCTTCTATAAAGAAGATCCTATCTGGTGTATGGCATATCAAGGACAAAATAATTCGGAGTATGGTGAACAGTTTTTTCAAGAACAGGCATTCCCTTTTCTAAAAAGTGCTTTAATGAATTTTGAGGATGGTACTCCATTTCGAGGGCCAAGAGAGTTCTCTGAGGGCGATTTTAGGTATACATTTGAAGTGCATGGAGGTTACGATTATTTCAAAGGCCAAGAGAGAATTTTCTACAAGGGAGACAGTGTCTTTTTTCAAGACGTTATGGGCTCATTAATACGATAG
- a CDS encoding aspartyl protease family protein, with product MKTTLKILAVLVFAMGALAAIGFFSGIISTGNSGCGVTVLPATTHATVVDASYLRALTFMEAVESFVLNPPARASFTHDQQAYLRALESVESAHYYEAEPLFSELLTSEDSTVRNLSRKSLVEMFWVQQRWEDLVSWARSDPTLISDSILEEGDLVCARAFETFPREEYRIPPAPFTLATSTIPSGHVMVEVEINGHKKQFALDTGADLTVVTDDIVEECGVEVMDQVAESGTSTEATVEFRPGMIREMRVGDILVKNHPVYVMNGDDFEFSVAGVTIIDIDGIIGLPFYMKLAVTQDFGAEQITFARPEASAKNNINLFWFGSPLVRLTSDNGVPLVFYLDTGANRTRITRRFIDQLSITRARTITAEAMGAGGSQEYEALVVDSVWLLLGTHSIFFEKVRTQINDSYGTVISEDGLMGIDVASGGAMHIDFSNGRLDLSFSKNRSE from the coding sequence ATGAAAACCACGTTGAAAATACTCGCCGTACTCGTTTTCGCAATGGGAGCCCTGGCTGCTATTGGCTTTTTCAGTGGAATCATTTCAACGGGCAATTCTGGATGCGGTGTCACAGTTTTGCCCGCCACAACACATGCTACTGTCGTCGATGCCTCCTATTTGCGAGCGTTGACTTTTATGGAGGCGGTAGAATCGTTTGTGTTGAATCCCCCGGCGCGGGCTTCTTTCACCCACGACCAACAAGCATATCTCCGCGCCCTGGAATCGGTTGAATCGGCCCACTATTATGAAGCCGAGCCGTTGTTCTCTGAACTTCTGACCAGCGAGGATTCAACGGTGCGAAACTTGAGTCGGAAATCACTCGTAGAGATGTTTTGGGTTCAACAGAGATGGGAAGATCTCGTATCGTGGGCCCGCTCTGATCCAACGCTCATCAGCGATTCGATTCTCGAAGAGGGCGACCTGGTCTGTGCGCGTGCTTTTGAAACTTTCCCCCGGGAGGAGTATCGGATACCACCGGCACCGTTCACCCTTGCCACGTCCACTATCCCATCCGGACATGTAATGGTGGAAGTTGAGATTAACGGCCACAAGAAACAGTTCGCCCTTGATACTGGAGCCGATCTCACTGTAGTTACTGATGATATCGTTGAAGAATGCGGCGTAGAGGTGATGGATCAAGTCGCCGAATCCGGTACCTCGACCGAAGCGACCGTCGAATTCCGCCCCGGAATGATTCGCGAAATGCGCGTCGGTGACATCCTGGTGAAGAACCATCCAGTGTATGTGATGAATGGGGATGATTTCGAATTCTCGGTGGCCGGCGTCACGATTATTGACATCGATGGAATCATCGGCCTGCCATTCTATATGAAACTGGCGGTTACTCAGGACTTTGGTGCGGAACAAATCACGTTCGCTCGTCCGGAGGCGTCTGCGAAAAACAACATAAACCTCTTCTGGTTCGGTTCCCCGTTAGTTCGGCTTACCAGTGATAATGGCGTGCCCTTGGTCTTCTATCTGGACACCGGCGCCAACAGAACGAGAATTACGCGGCGCTTTATCGACCAGCTTTCAATTACGCGAGCGCGGACTATCACCGCCGAAGCCATGGGCGCGGGTGGCTCACAGGAATACGAGGCACTGGTGGTTGACAGCGTTTGGTTGTTGCTTGGTACGCACTCGATCTTTTTCGAGAAAGTGCGTACTCAGATCAACGATTCGTACGGCACCGTAATATCAGAGGATGGCCTTATGGGAATCGACGTGGCCTCAGGCGGTGCAATGCATATTGACTTTTCTAATGGCCGCTTGGATCTTAGTTTCTCCAAGAACAGGTCCGAATAG